Proteins found in one Kluyveromyces marxianus DMKU3-1042 DNA, complete genome, chromosome 2 genomic segment:
- the OXA1 gene encoding membrane insertase OXA1, whose translation MPLYQSNLIGRSGIAGASFIGLRFKSDVPLTNVAQEASAKVSEIQTQLPSFDESTVEAASQVGQMVSDASNQIGYLSSIGMAKSWLWPPDLIQNVMEYIHVYAGLPWWGTICVTTVLARVVLFPLYVKYSDTLGRTSKIKPEMDKVNADLMACSDTTKAQQIALRRRKLLSENGIKNRYLIVPIVQIPIAISFFTSIRQMCLYPVEGFSTQGTAWFQDLTLADPYLGLQCLTAAMFVALARKGGESGAQQFSPQMKKVFTYLPILSIPVTMNLSAGVVLYLAVNGVCSMTQTLLLRNKAVRKFLNIAEVVNHPTPPGQGPPKGVFESFRESVQKARDQAEKRALMKEEEDKKKELAKKEKQNQRIKIVRRK comes from the coding sequence ATGCCTCTCTATCAGTCAAACCTAATCGGGAGATCGGGAATTGCTGGTGCAAGCTTCATTGGATTACGTTTCAAGTCTGATGTACCTTTAACCAACGTCGCCCAAGAAGCCAGTGCCAAAGTTTCAGAGATTCAAACACAACTACCATCTTTTGATGAAAGCACTGTGGAGGCAGCATCACAAGTAGGTCAGATGGTAAGTGATGCTTCTAACCAAATTGGATACTTGAGTAGTATCGGTATGGCTAAGTCTTGGCTATGGCCTCCAGACTTAATCCAAAACGTTATGGAGTATATTCACGTGTACGCTGGTCTACCATGGTGGGGTACCATATGCGTTACTACAGTATTGGCGAGAGTGGTACTATTCCCATTATATGTCAAATATTCGGATACGTTAGGGAGAACCTCTAAGATAAAACCTGAAATGGACAAGGTTAATGCTGATTTGATGGCATGTTCTGATACAACAAAAGCTCAACAGATTgctttgagaagaagaaagctCTTAAGTGAAAATGGTATTAAAAATCGTTATTTGattgttccaattgttcAAATTCCTATTGCAATCTCATTCTTTACCTCAATTAGACAGATGTGTTTGTACCCTGTAGAAGGATTCTCTACCCAAGGTACCGCTTGGTTCCAAGATTTGACTTTAGCCGATCCATATTTAGGACTACAATGTTTAACGGCTGCAATGTTCGTGGCCTTGGCAAGAAAAGGTGGTGAATCTGGTGCCCAACAATTCTCTCCTCAAATGAAAAAAGTTTTCACCTACTTACCTATCCTTTCTATCCCAGTTACAATGAACCTATCCGCTGGTGTTGTACTATATCTTGCCGTAAATGGTGTTTGTTCCATGACTCAAACTCTACTGTTAAGAAACAAGGCAGTCagaaagtttttgaatatcGCTGAAGTTGTTAACCATCCAACCCCTCCTGGTCAAGGTCCACCAAAGGGTGTTTTCGAAAGTTTTAGAGAGTCTGTTCAAAAGGCAAGAGACCAAGCTGAAAAGAGAGCAttgatgaaagaagaagaggataagaaaaaggaacttgccaagaaggaaaaacaaaatcaaagaatcaagatTGTTCGTAGAAAGtaa
- the BEM2 gene encoding GTPase-activating protein BEM2 has translation MKGLRWTNRSKRNEEKSKNSGNSSGSAFSAGPYSQQRGSANSSNSSSSLSRPSSLSKQANNMYMSDSQAHSQRSLSSSGSRHDSKTGLDEDSFDSTSGHSGKLSTVKSSNKDSTSSGSVSTTTFASTTNALDDSTSGTLISTLGNDSNKVEISHGHSSQHKHHNVNNTNNNTNTNTNSTNAHNNSNAPVPTLQLNSDNFDSMVFKTGWVNKSHGTIQTSPMNSSSSTSVASQRSNRESRVYGTDSLSMSSPRSTTHYMQEYRLYKAQLKGCVLSLYKSGINNVKFFDPSLDPPNTKHEHEDDHYLPTPPIMADISSGGPKESPQSSKSSSSNTLSGSKQASSINSHSSTESSPNLSKNIKELKYVNDAYPHPNLKIDKHGQIIYGDVESICHTILFSVDLETKKALDLILMLPLIEDIKLHFQCFCLYGINFTKNNEKLTKDSKQWYKVTPAVDELMTQRLALVVKTVLDVFPGFLLDDTTFNQVIQLLDVISLHNDEISNSLKLTVAEYHNKLNELVAFTKKPLDQKALSQFADVKEFLKLDNEVLADQIHSINLRFNKVWSPQTDYSLLYDSVFNKRYIDFNPLVFNNKTNVHYVSRLLIEHLFKKIDGVALHPKERAVILTKWVQLGCTFEKIGDMVSWLAIATVICSMPILRLSLTWQYISEQTLKIIFKDWVPTIVQLDRRQLSYRTTNSVFILAPPNLNEQSIRENVIPYFGDLTIHTNDLTPDTMFRYLEKKIYRTKNAFQKWQQRLPPHRKTDSDILQKSSDIPFYHYLNYHVSQPRLNIDRLMELSLKLEPPILDKFAPALHVSKRSPLLSGSYLPILFNEVLPNYSLFSQNALIGAAGVQYNRQSVIRNNAMTRSGKTLSVSGPLEVMKPDDKSVVTGLEGVDELTVRELSTKQSNKQMLLKSIRDVFSINMDLFHVLDDLSFKSVEDWDKNSRPTSIVIENPKRFSVRSSRDSQDVMNRLSVGVENMEFFKNISKDTETWDEVVINVVLKSASLDKLFDVLVLTSSVFSRLVTISDISAYFKNHQEKFNDGTGTGLLDYGVVKLCMDNDLYTKTFFSTYRSFTTTVSLLENLAKRFIGAKSCAISIEKMVKHESDKKKNGEEPNSPNYKFPCWDTSAASEFDTPHFVHAAKIQIGTAEALFYLIKEHYSDFNDDLHNSKLLLDIIKIMDQEVIDEWESRISSLSSRAEESVEQKQLLAELELLHAKLKDILQKIKLSYQRQLYRPVGVSRHNRNTMKILNSFTTLTMEDLNKLIYENSYDDSMISSFQKLKADSYSDILKWMYKLDDLTLSHLKLATVKEWMMVAQLLEGFSYESLTSLFRYPQLEQNYSQIISGKAQIEDLEIMNIFTWLVSLKGVNNELFVKRLPYSIQLIINLHISLTNFFIIQIAQLEKTYESRLETCTILLQMLGFARWKNNSIDLFQTNLETDSKLSPHLPSFLESALLNAILSPESRKFELSWKHAAENLDGSSSLKSINNILDCTETSIKNFIEFDGIESKRKNFCPCPGWFIGRLLEISQLVTNMSIENSKLINFDKCRFTFNLVLNYQQLLLIDDQDEHPEPSNFGSSLNHLVVDPLHSFRTRAKELAANEMKLMKYQVRGVFNEVLIAEMHKIKREQKKREHLNSQEKEQKRSQSLQEVMKQKTIDMQTSLLSQVQNQPQNHSAQSRVKRSSVANNSRNSVLYNAASSGNGVGRKIGGFFKRPFSIGGFSSSVSSNGINSMLINSIHNNGSVAPIDLPRINKEEINDQKPILSLKTFDIKKCIDVSSFSNDPSMIYCFKIVMENGQEHLIQAIDYHDLCLWIKNITLSKRYSFHSRKYKGKTSNKVFGVPIEDICEREGTLTPTIVHKLLEEIELRGLDEVGLYRVPGSVGSINMLKNAFDDEGAVNNVFTLEDDRWFEINTIAGCFKLYLRELPESLFTNERLPEFLQLVEQVHSDLISEDEFDELMREKLRTLPIYNYHMIKRIFQHLHKVHAHMDTNRMDANNLAIVFSMSFINQDDLANSMGPSLGLLQNLLQRFIRDPDIYFVYE, from the coding sequence ATGAAGGGACTTAGATGGACTAACAGAAGTAAAAGGAATGAggaaaaatcaaagaactCGGGCAATAGCTCAGGTTCCGCCTTTTCAGCTGGACCATATTCCCAACAAAGAGGCTCGGCAAACTCAAGcaattcatcttcatcattatccCGACCATCCTCTTTGTCAAAACAAGCTAACAATATGTACATGTCAGATTCACAAGCTCACTCACAGCGATCCTTGTCGTCCTCAGGCAGTAGACACGACTCGAAAACTGGCCTAGATGAAGACTCTTTTGACTCTACTTCAGGTCATTCTGGAAAACTTTCGACAGTCAAGAGCTCAAATAAAGATTCCACATCGAGTGGTTctgtttcaacaacaacatttGCTTCGACTACTAATGCGCTTGATGATTCCACGTCCGGAACACTGATAAGCACTCTGGGAAACGATTCTAATAAAGTGGAAATTTCTCATGGTCATTCTTCCCAACACAAACACCATAACGttaataatactaataataatactaatactaatactaatagCACCAATGCTCATAATAACAGCAATGCACCTGTACCAACGCTTCAATTGAATTCTGATAACTTTGATTCTATGGTATTTAAGACGGGTTGGGTAAATAAATCCCATGGTACAATACAAACATCTCCAATGAACTCATCTTCGTCCACGTCTGTTGCATCCCAGAGGAGCAATCGTGAAAGTAGGGTTTATGGTACAGATTCTCTATCCATGAGTTCGCCAAGAAGTACAACCCATTACATGCAAGAATATCGCTTATATAAGGCTCAGTTGAAAGGCTGTGTACTCAGCCTTTACAAATCTGGTATCAACAATGTGAAGTTTTTTGATCCTTCACTTGATCCTCCCAACACCAAACATGAACATGAAGACGATCACTACTTGCCCACTCCTCCTATAATGGCAGATATATCGTCTGGAGGGCCCAAGGAAAGTCCGCAATCTTCTAAATCATCTAGTTCAAACACCTTATCTGGGTCAAAACAGGCATCTTCCATAAACTCCCACTCTTCAACAGAAAGCTCACCAAACTTGtcaaagaatatcaaagaaCTAAAATATGTTAACGACGCCTATCCCCATCCTAATCTCAAAATTGATAAGCACGGTCAAATTATTTACGGAGATGTGGAGAGTATTTGTCATACCATATTATTTTCGGTTGACCTTGAAACGAAGAAAGCTTTGGACTTGATTTTAATGCTACCTCTAATTGAAGACATTAAATTGCACTTCCAGTGTTTTTGCTTGTATGGcatcaacttcaccaagaaTAATGAAAAGCTAACCAAAGACTCAAAGCAGTGGTATAAAGTAACTCCGGCAGTTGATGAACTAATGACACAAAGATTGGCCTTGGTTGTTAAAACTGTACTAGATGTATTCCCAGGTTTTTTATTAGATGATACCACCTTCAATCAAGTAATACAATTGTTAGATGTTATCTCATTGCATAATGACGAGATATCGAATTCCTTGAAATTGACAGTAGCAGAATATCACAATAAGTTAAACGAATTGGTTGCTTTCACAAAGAAACCACTAGACCAAAAAGCGCTATCTCAATTTGCCGATGTTAAAGAATTTTTGAAACTAGACAATGAAGTGCTGGCAGATCAGATTCATTCCATTAACCTAAGATTTAATAAGGTTTGGTCGCCGCAAACGGATTATTCTTTACTCTATGATTCGGTATTCAACAAGCGCTACATAGATTTCAATCCTTTGGtcttcaataataaaacaaatgTCCATTACGTTAGTAGACTATTGATTGAACATTTGTTTAAAAAGATTGATGGTGTTGCTCTACATCCTAAGGAAAGAGCAGTTATTCTGACAAAATGGGTACAACTCGGATGTACTTTTGAGAAAATTGGAGATATGGTTTCATGGTTGGCCATCGCTACCGTTATTTGTTCGATGCCTATATTAAGGCTCTCTTTAACATGGCAATACATATCTGAACAAACACTAAAAATTATCTTCAAGGATTGGGTTCCGACAATTGTTCAGCTTGACAGGAGACAACTCTCCTATAGAACCACGAACAGTGTGTTTATTTTAGCTCCACCTAATTTAAACGAGCAGTCTATTAGGGAGAACGTCATCCCATATTTTGGTGATTTGACCATCCATACAAATGATTTAACGCCAGATACCATGTTCAGATAccttgaaaagaagatttatAGGACTAAGAATGCTTTTCAAAAGTGGCAACAAAGACTTCCTCCGCATCGAAAAACTGATTCTGACATCCTTCAAAAGTCATCAGATATTCCCTTTTATCATTACTTAAATTATCACGTCTCTCAACCCCGTTTGAACATTGATAGATTAATGGAATTGAGTTTGAAATTAGAGCCTCCAATCCTAGACAAGTTTGCTCCTGCATTGCATGTTTCGAAGAGAAGTCCTCTACTGAGTGGAAGTTATCTCCCTATATTATTTAATGAAGTTTTACCAAACtattctctcttttctcaGAATGCGCTCATTGGCGCTGCAGGTGTCCAGTATAACAGGCAATCTGTCATACGAAACAATGCTATGACTAGATCTGGTAAAACATTATCTGTTAGTGGTCCTCTCGAAGTAATGAAACCAGATGATAAGTCTGTCGTTACAGGACTTGAGGGTGTTGATGAATTGACCGTCAGAGAACTTTCCACTAAGCAATCAAATAAACAAATGTTACTAAAATCAATCAGGGATGTCTTCAGCATCAATATGGATCTGTTCCATGTATTAGATGACCTCAGTTTCAAATCTGTGGAAGATTGGGATAAAAATTCAAGACCAACGAGTATTGTTATTGAGAATCCTAAAAGATTTTCTGTGCGGTCTTCTCGTGATTCTCAGGATGTGATGAATAGACTAAGCGTAGGAGTCGAAAACATggaattcttcaaaaacatttCTAAGGATACAGAAACATGGGATGAAGTTGTTATCAATGTCGTTCTTAAATCTGCATCATTAGATAAACTATTTgatgttttggttttgacCTCTTCGGTATTTTCGAGGTTAGTGACAATCAGTGACATCTCTGCCTACTTCAAGAatcatcaagaaaaattcaatGATGGGACTGGTACTGGATTATTAGACTATGGAGTGGTAAAGCTTTGTATGGACAATGATTTGTATACTAAAACCTTTTTCAGTACCTATAGAAGTTTCACTACTACGGTATCATTATTAGAAAATCTAGCGAAACGTTTTATTGGTGCTAAGAGTTGTGCAATTTCGATTGAAAAAATGGTCAAGCATGAAAGtgataaaaagaaaaatggtGAAGAGCCAAACTCTCCTAATTACAAATTCCCCTGTTGGGATACTTCTGCTGCATCTGAATTTGATACACCCCATTTCGTTCACGCTGCTAAGATTCAAATAGGAACTGCTGAAGCCTTGTTTTATCTAATAAAGGAACATTACTCTGATTTTAATGACGACTTGCATAACAGTAAGTTGCTTTTGGATATTATAAAAATCATGGATCAAGAAGTTATTGATGAATGGGAATCCAGGATATCATCCCTTTCAAGCCGTGCAGAAGAATCTGTTGAGCAAAAACAACTTTTGGCTGAATTAGAATTACTTCATGCTAAATTGAAGGACATCCTACAAAAGATTAAACTGTCATATCAGAGGCAATTGTATCGACCAGTTGGTGTCAGTAGACACAATAGGAATACTATGAAGATTCTAAACTCTTTCACTACTCTAACTATGGAAGATCTCAACAAACTTATTTATGAGAACTCGTATGATGACTCTATGATTAgttctttccaaaagctTAAAGCAGATTCGTATAGTGATATTCTAAAGTGGATGTACAAACTGGATGATTTGACTCTATCTCATTTGAAGCTAGCTACAGTAAAAGAATGGATGATGGTTGCTCAACTATTAGAGGGTTTCTCTTATGAGTCTTTAACATCCTTGTTCAGGTACCCACAATTAGAACAAAATTATTCCCAGATTATTTCAGGAAAAGCACAGATTGAAGACCTTGAAATAATGAATATCTTTACTTGGCTTGTTTCCTTAAAAGGTGTGAACAATGAGTTGTTCGTAAAAAGACTTCCTTATTCCATTCAACTCATAATTAATCTCCATATCTCACTAACGAATTTCTTTATCATTCAAATCGCTCAACTAGAAAAAACATATGAATCACGTTTAGAAACTTGTACCATTCTCTTGCAAATGCTGGGCTTTGCACGTTGGAAAAATAATTCGATCGATCTTTTCCAGACCAATTTAGAAACAGATTCAAAATTATCTCCTCACTTACCTTCTTTCTTAGAGTCAGCTCTTTTGAATGCAATTCTCTCTCCTGAGTCGCGTAAATTTGAACTTTCGTGGAAACATGCCGCTGAAAACTTAGATGGGTCGTCCTCTTTAAAGTCGATTAACAATATCCTAGATTGTACGGAAACCAGTATAAAAAATTTCATTGAATTTGATGGAATCGAATCTAAACGGAAAAACTTTTGTCCATGTCCTGGATGGTTCATTGGGAGACTATTAGAGATATCCCAGTTAGTCACCAATATGAGTATAGAGAACTCAAAGTTAATCAATTTCGATAAATGCCGCTTCACTTTCAATCTTGTACTAAACTATCAACAATTGTTACTTATTGATGATCAAGACGAGCACCCTGAACCCTCAAACTTCGGATCATCTTTGAATCATCTTGTAGTTGACCCCCTTCATAGTTTCCGGACTAGGGCCAAAGAATTGGCGGCAAATgagatgaaattgatgaaatatcAAGTACGTGGTGTGTTTAATGAGGTCTTAATAGCGGAAATGCATAAGATAAAGAGGgaacagaaaaagagggaACACCTCAATtcacaagaaaaagaacaaaagaggTCTCAGTCTTTGCAGGAAGTAATGAAGCAAAAAACTATTGATATGCAAACCTCATTACTTTCACAAGTTCAAAATCAACCTCAAAATCACTCCGCACAGAGTCGTGTAAAGAGATCTTCGGTTGCTAacaattcaagaaattctGTTCTTTATAATGCGGCTAGTAGTGGAAATGGCGTAGGACGAAAGATAGGTGGCTTTTTCAAGAGGCCATTCTCTATAGGTGGGTTTTCCTCTTCCGTCTCTTCGAATGGTATAAATTCCATGTTGATTAACTCCATTCATAATAATGGTTCTGTTGCCCCAATTGATTTACCTAGGATAAACAAAGAGGAAATTAACGATCAGAAACCGATTCTCTCATTGAAAACCTTTGATATTAAGAAATGCATTGATGTGAGTAGTTTCTCGAATGATCCATCGATGATATACTGCTTCAAGATTGTTATGGAGAACGGTCAAGAGCATTTGATTCAGGCGATTGATTATCATGACTTATGCTTATGGATAAAAAACATCACACTCTCTAAACGCTATTCTTTCCACTCCAGGAAATATAAAGGCAAGACTTCTAACAAAGTGTTCGGTGTTCCTATTGAAGATATATgtgaaagagaaggaacACTGACACCAACCATAGTGCATAAGCTTTTAGAGGAAATAGAACTGCGAGGTTTAGATGAAGTTGGTTTATACCGTGTTCCTGGTTCCGTTGGAAGTATCAATATGCTTAAAAATGcatttgatgatgaaggtGCTGTAAATAATGTTTTTACATTGGAGGATGATCGCTGGTTTGAAATCAATACAATCGCAGGATGTTTCAAGCTATATTTAAGAGAATTGCCCGAGTCACTCTTTACTAATGAAAGGTTACCGGAATTTCTCCAATTGGTGGAACAAGTCCATTCTGATCTAATATCTGAGgatgaatttgatgagTTGATGAGGGAAAAGTTAAGAACGCTTCCAATTTACAACTATCATATGATAAAAAGAATCTTCCAACATTTGCATAAGGTGCATGCCCATATGGATACCAACCGTATGGATGCTAACAATCTTGCGATTGTTTTTTCCATGAGTTTCATCAATCAAGATGATTTGGCCAATAGTATGGGACCAAGTTTAGGTTTGTTGCAGAATCTTCTGCAAAGATTTATCAGAGATCCTGACATTTATTTCGTGTATGAATAG
- the IRC19 gene encoding Irc19p → MVHISSNKAVVTATNILIKITPKYYITQEQINKLDDLSFIKASYRRFLRLRPFVSKRQTIKHSYTIYLRYKFRVENYESKRRECLSESELTDIDFRSSVQRSLQMMIKAFSNTNGFSRSMEKDTHMCRRIVKNILTVDYHKTRLIRNSGKMYKYYRKDLKYLTDDQHIGLRQFEENLIRFNECFGTML, encoded by the coding sequence ATGGTTCATATTTCATCTAATAAAGCAGTAGTTACTGCTACCAACATTCTGATAAAGATTACTCCCAAGTATTATATTACGCAGGAACAAATAAATAAGCTTGATGATTTGAGCTTTATCAAGGCTTCTTATAGAAGGTTTTTACGTCTTAGACCTTTTGTTTCTAAAAGACAGACGATTAAACATTCATATACCATCTATCTGCGATACAAATTCAGAGTGGAGAATTATGAATCGAAAAGGAGGGAATGCTTGTCAGAGAGTGAGCTTACTGATATTGATTTTCGATCGTCTGTTCAGAGGTCTTTGcaaatgatgataaaaGCATTTTCAAACACGAATGGATTCTCACGAAGTATGGAAAAAGATACACATATGTGCAGAAGAATAGTAAAGAACATATTAACAGTGGATTATCATAAAACTAGACTTATTCGTAATTCAGGAAAGATGTATAAATACTACAGAAAAGATTTGAAATACTTAACAGATGATCAACATATTGGACTAAGGcagtttgaagaaaatctAATAAGATTTAATGAATGTTTCGGGACCATGCTGTAA
- the RIX7 gene encoding putative AAA family ATPase RIX7 → MLDEKSLEKQRLNAKKRELLERGDIQSDDSSVEDIGDELADIYLAKDLRFPEVVAFCQSKDLSLQRVKKVLLEKTIQKVLVQVIDDELQEMGPLIQEEETVVSKETELEEKNLMVTPECNDLNKDIISQWQVPKSKEDTPEAKKSNKKRPKEDPKEKAKRQKKDDRSPPSSNLSTLGGMDDVVAQLMELIGLPILHPEIYAATGVEPPRGVLLHGPPGCGKTSIANALAGELQVPFISISAPSVVSGMSGESEKKIRELFDEAKSLAPCLIFFDEIDAITPKRDGGAQREMERRIVAQLLTSMDELSFEKTEGKPVIVIGATNRPDSLDPALRRAGRFDREICLNVPNETSRYFILKKMASSLKIDGEIDFSKLSKLTPGFVGADLKALTTAAGTCAIKRIFQTISASDDVDMDADIESEIKLKNTANLIDPLPLSTIQKFIDNFPEPLTPDQLQDLSIKYEDFLKALPTIQPTAKREGFATVPDVTWASVGALDKIRIELNMAIVQPIKRPELYEKVGISAPAGVLLWGPPGCGKTLLAKAVANESRANFISIKGPELLNKYVGESERAIRQVFNRARASVPCIIFFDELDALVPRRDTSLSESSSRVVNTLLTELDGLNDRRGIFVVGATNRPDMIDPAMLRPGRLDKSLFIELPNFEEKVDIMKTLLRANGTPVAEDVNITKIVSDARCNNFSGADIAALVREAAVLALKRSFFKTDEIQSVGENDLDKEFEDLTTNVTTDEVLVHMKDFENALKKVKPSVSDKDRIRYDRLNKKMGWNESGDSSN, encoded by the coding sequence ATGCTTGATGAAAAGTCACTTGAGAAGCAACGACTAAACGCAAAGAAGCGTGAATTGTTAGAAAGAGGAGACATTCAATCTGATGATAGTAGTGTCGAGGATATTGGTGATGAATTAGCTGATATATACTTAGCAAAAGACTTACGTTTTCCAGAGGTTGTTGCATTTTGTCAGAGTAAAGATTTATCTCTACAAAGAGTAAAGAAGGTTTTATTAGAGAAAACGATACAAAAGGTATTGGTTCAAGTAATAGATGATGAGCTCCAAGAAATGGGACCCTTAATTCAAGAGGAAGAGACCGTAGTGTCAAAAGAGACCGAACTCgaagaaaagaatttaATGGTTACGCCCGAGTGCAATGATTTGAATAAAGACATAATATCACAATGGCAAGTTCCTAAATCAAAGGAGGATACCCCGGAAGCTAAGAagtcaaacaaaaaaagaccTAAGGAAGATCCTAAAGAAAAAGCgaaaaggcaaaaaaaagatgacaGGTCTCCACCTAGTTCAAATTTATCAACTTTAGGAGGCATGGACGATGTGGTTGCCCAATTGATGGAATTAATCGGATTACCGATTTTGCATCCTGAAATCTATGCTGCTACTGGGGTTGAACCGCCAAGAGGTGTTTTACTTCATGGTCCTCCGGGTTGTGGTAAAACATCCATAGCAAATGCTTTGGCGGGTGAACTGCAGGTTCCTTTCATTTCTATATCAGCACCTTCTGTCGTGAGCGGAATGTCGGgtgaaagtgaaaaaaagattagaGAGCTTTTCGATGAGGCTAAGTCATTGGCTCCCTGTCTCATCttttttgatgaaattgatgcAATTACCCCGAAAAGAGATGGAGGCGCTCAAAGggaaatggaaagaagaatagtCGCGCAGTTACTTACTTCGATGGACGAGTTATCGTTCGAAAAAACTGAAGGAAAGCCAGTTATTGTGATAGGTGCTACCAACAGACCAGATTCTTTAGATCCTGCTTTGAGAAGAGCAGGTAGATTCGATAGAGAAATTTGTTTGAACGTGCCTAATGAGACATCTAGATACTTCATACTAAAGAAAATGGCATCGTCGTTGAAAATCGATGGAGAGATCGACTTTTCAAAACTTTCTAAATTAACTCCTGGTTTTGTAGGTGCTGACTTGAAAGCATTAACTACAGCTGCTGGGACATGCGCAATTAAGAGAATATTTCAAACTATATCAGCTTCAGATGATGTAGATATGGATGCGGATATTGAATCCGAAATTAAATTGAAAAACACTGCAAATCTAATTGATCCCCTTCCACTATCGACTATTCAAAAATTCATCGACAATTTCCCAGAACCTCTTACCCCTGATCAGCTCCAAGACTTGTCTATAAAATACGAAGATTTCTTAAAAGCACTCCCAACAATACAACCAACTGCAAAGAGAGAAGGGTTTGCTACAGTTCCTGATGTTACATGGGCAAGTGTGGGTGCATTGGATAAAATCAGAATTGAACTTAACATGGCCATTGTGCAACCTATCAAAAGGCCAGAGCTCTATGAAAAAGTCGGTATTAGTGCTCCAGCAGGTGTACTACTATGGGGTCCACCTGGTTGTGGTAAAACACTACTAGCTAAGGCAGTTGCGAATGAATCAAGAGcaaatttcatttcaattaAGGGTCCAGAACTACTTAATAAGTACGTGGGTGAATCCGAAAGGGCAATAAGACAAGTCTTTAATAGAGCCAGGGCGTCTGTTCCATgcattattttctttgatgaattaGATGCACTAGTTCCTAGAAGAGATACTTCACTTTCAGAGTCATCTTCCAGAGTGGTTAATACACTCCTTACTGAGCTAGATGGTTTAAATGACAGAAGAGGTATATTCGTTGTTGGTGCGACCAATAGACCGGATATGATTGATCCAGCAATGCTCAGACCTGGTCGTTTAGATAAGTCCCTTTTCATTGAATTACCAAATTTCGAAGAGAAGGTGGATATAATGAAGACGTTGCTAAGGGCAAATGGAACCCCTGTTGCTGAAGATGTCAATATTACTAAAATAGTGAGCGATGCTCGTTGCAACAATTTCTCTGGTGCTGATATTGCTGCGTTAGTAAGGGAAGCTGCTGTTCTTGCTCttaaaagaagtttcttcaaaactgATGAAATCCAATCTGTGGGTGAAAACGATCTAGATAAGGAATTCGAAGATCTCACTACCAATGTAACTACCGATGAAGTACTTGTACATATGAAAGATTTCGAAAATGCATTAAAGAAAGTGAAGCCTTCAGTGAGTGATAAGGATAGAATTAGATATGATagattgaacaagaagatgggATGGAATGAATCCGGAGATAGTTCGAATTGA